One window of Agromyces rhizosphaerae genomic DNA carries:
- a CDS encoding TlyA family RNA methyltransferase encodes MTPDAGRLDATLAARGLARSRTHAAQLIAAGEVAVDGRVVRKASMRVGPGAEIVVEASDHYVSRAAWKLVTALDAFGVDPAGRTVLDAGASTGGFSQVLLERGAATVIAVDVGHDQLAPDLRDAPGLVLVEGCNVRDLTPEVLADLSGVTERPSLVTADLSFISLRTVLPALRATAAEDADFVLLVKPQFEVGRAGVKAGVVRDDALRADAVMDVLEAAAALGLGTAGVVSSPVQGTHGNIELLAWLRADGGGDPSQWRELVTAETKGGRA; translated from the coding sequence CTGACCCCCGACGCCGGCCGTCTCGACGCGACCCTCGCCGCCCGCGGGCTCGCGCGCTCGCGCACGCACGCGGCGCAGCTCATCGCCGCGGGCGAGGTCGCCGTGGACGGGCGGGTCGTGCGCAAGGCGTCGATGCGCGTCGGGCCGGGCGCGGAGATCGTCGTGGAGGCATCCGACCACTACGTCAGCCGCGCGGCGTGGAAGCTCGTCACCGCGCTCGACGCGTTCGGCGTCGACCCTGCCGGCCGCACGGTGCTCGACGCGGGCGCGTCGACCGGCGGCTTCAGCCAGGTGCTGCTCGAGCGCGGGGCGGCCACCGTGATCGCCGTCGACGTCGGGCACGACCAGCTCGCGCCCGACCTGCGCGACGCACCGGGACTGGTGCTGGTCGAGGGATGCAACGTGCGCGACCTCACGCCCGAAGTGCTCGCCGACCTGTCCGGCGTCACCGAGCGGCCCTCGCTCGTGACCGCAGACCTGTCGTTCATCTCGCTGCGCACCGTGCTGCCGGCGCTCCGCGCCACGGCGGCCGAGGACGCCGACTTCGTGCTGCTCGTGAAGCCCCAGTTCGAGGTGGGGCGCGCGGGCGTGAAGGCCGGCGTGGTGCGCGACGACGCGCTGCGCGCCGACGCGGTGATGGACGTGCTCGAGGCGGCCGCTGCTCTCGGGCTCGGCACCGCCGGGGTGGTGTCCTCCCCAGTGCAGGGCACGCACGGCAACATCGAGCTGCTCGCGTGGTTGCGCGCCGACGGCGGGGGCGATCCGTCACAATGGAGGGAACTCGTGACGGCGGAGACGAAGGGCGGTCGGGCGTGA